One Mailhella massiliensis DNA segment encodes these proteins:
- the glmS gene encoding glutamine--fructose-6-phosphate transaminase (isomerizing), with translation MCGIIGYSGHRPAVPLLLEGLHRLEYRGYDSSGVAFEQAGRLQVVKAAGKLSALEAKLEENAYMLATTGVGHTRWATHGLPVEKNAHPHLSQDGGIAIVHNGIIENFQELKDELSARGHTFLSDTDTEVLAHLIGEERKTAPSLKEAFARALRRAHGAYAVVMVALEEPGVMYAARMAAPLLMGVGVGECFVASDIPAFLPYTREVVFLEDGELARISGPHWQVLSLADLSVVEKSVSHVPWDMQAAAKGGYKHFMLKEIMEQPRVITDCLTGRVAEEQGGPRVLLHELDALPVPTRLHIVACGTSYNAGLWGRQLLEGVGGIPTDLDIASEFRYRDPILLPGEVVMVISQSGETADTLAALRLAREEGCRVIGLCNVVGSSIAREADVVLYTQAGPEISVASTKAMCSQMVLIALMALYYGQRKGVQACDMLRGLCELPERLAAALPSMQERAAQLALRFSTSRSFFYLGRGQCHALALEGALKLKELSYIHAEGYAAGEMKHGPIALIDPQFPTFALALDDALFAKVKSNIQEVLARQGRVIALVQEREGRAPDLAVEELWVLPAAMPELSGFFALPALQLFSYQMADYLGKDVDQPRNLAKSVTVE, from the coding sequence ATGTGCGGAATCATTGGCTACAGCGGGCACCGTCCCGCCGTCCCCCTGCTGCTGGAAGGTTTGCATCGCCTGGAATACCGGGGCTACGATTCTTCGGGCGTGGCCTTTGAACAGGCGGGCCGCCTTCAGGTGGTGAAGGCGGCGGGCAAGCTCTCGGCGCTTGAGGCGAAGCTGGAGGAGAACGCCTACATGCTGGCCACCACCGGCGTGGGCCATACCCGCTGGGCCACCCACGGCCTGCCTGTGGAAAAAAACGCCCATCCGCACCTTTCGCAGGACGGCGGCATCGCCATCGTTCATAACGGCATCATCGAGAATTTTCAGGAACTCAAGGATGAACTTTCCGCCAGGGGGCACACCTTCCTTTCCGATACCGATACGGAAGTGCTGGCCCACCTCATAGGCGAGGAAAGAAAGACCGCGCCCTCCCTCAAAGAGGCCTTTGCCCGCGCGCTGCGCCGCGCCCACGGGGCCTATGCCGTGGTGATGGTGGCCCTGGAGGAACCGGGCGTCATGTATGCCGCGCGCATGGCCGCGCCGCTTCTCATGGGCGTGGGCGTGGGGGAATGTTTCGTGGCGTCGGATATTCCGGCGTTTCTGCCCTACACGCGCGAAGTGGTCTTTCTGGAAGACGGGGAACTGGCCCGCATTTCGGGCCCGCACTGGCAGGTGCTTTCCCTTGCCGATCTTTCCGTGGTGGAAAAGAGCGTGAGCCATGTGCCGTGGGATATGCAGGCCGCGGCCAAGGGCGGCTACAAGCACTTCATGCTCAAGGAAATCATGGAGCAGCCCCGCGTCATCACCGACTGCCTCACCGGCCGCGTGGCGGAAGAGCAGGGCGGCCCGCGCGTGCTCCTGCATGAGCTCGACGCGCTCCCCGTGCCCACGCGCCTGCACATCGTGGCCTGCGGCACCTCCTACAATGCCGGTCTCTGGGGCCGTCAGCTTCTGGAAGGCGTGGGCGGCATTCCCACCGATCTCGACATCGCCTCGGAATTCCGCTACCGCGACCCCATTCTCCTGCCCGGCGAGGTGGTCATGGTCATCAGCCAGTCCGGCGAAACCGCCGACACGCTGGCCGCGCTTCGTCTTGCCCGGGAAGAGGGCTGCAGGGTCATAGGCCTGTGCAACGTGGTGGGTTCCTCCATCGCCCGCGAGGCGGATGTGGTGCTCTATACCCAGGCGGGGCCGGAAATAAGCGTGGCCTCCACCAAGGCCATGTGCAGCCAGATGGTGCTCATCGCCCTCATGGCGCTGTACTACGGCCAGAGAAAGGGCGTGCAGGCGTGCGACATGCTCCGCGGGCTCTGCGAACTGCCGGAAAGGCTTGCCGCCGCGCTCCCCTCCATGCAGGAACGCGCCGCGCAGCTTGCCCTGCGTTTTTCCACCTCCCGCAGCTTCTTCTATCTGGGGCGCGGTCAGTGCCACGCGCTGGCGCTGGAGGGCGCGCTCAAGCTCAAGGAACTTTCCTATATCCATGCCGAAGGCTACGCCGCAGGCGAAATGAAGCACGGCCCCATCGCCCTCATCGACCCGCAGTTCCCCACCTTCGCCCTCGCTCTCGACGATGCGCTCTTTGCCAAGGTGAAGTCCAATATTCAGGAGGTGCTGGCAAGGCAGGGCCGCGTCATCGCCCTGGTGCAGGAAAGGGAGGGCCGTGCGCCCGATCTTGCCGTGGAGGAACTCTGGGTGCTGCCCGCAGCCATGCCCGAGCTTTCCGGTTTCTTCGCTCTGCCTGCGCTCCAGCTTTTCAGCTATCAGATGGCCGATTATCTGGGCAAGGATGTGGACCAGCCCCGCAACCTCGCCAAGAGCGTCACCGTGGAATAA